One window from the genome of Oceanicoccus sp. KOV_DT_Chl encodes:
- a CDS encoding SMP-30/gluconolactonase/LRE family protein, with product MDTTNVFDQRICTLGEGILWHPLRQQLFWFDIIGKKLLTSTEDDSKQQIIFKEHVSAAGWIDHDHLLIASESALSKLHIESGSCERICPLEADKPNNRSNDGRADPWGGFWIGTMGKNADADVGAIYRYYQGEVRQLFNALTIPNAICFSPDRRYGFFTDTTKGIIWRQALNDTHGWPQGEPTVYIDFSGQGIYPDGAVIDQSGQFWNAQWGASRVACYDSNGHIVTAISLPTSHITCPAFGGKNLSSLYATSATQGLSTQALKEQPHGGKTFIIASNVRGQAEHRILL from the coding sequence ATGGACACGACCAACGTATTTGATCAGCGGATATGCACGTTGGGAGAAGGCATCTTGTGGCACCCACTAAGGCAACAGCTTTTTTGGTTTGATATTATTGGCAAAAAACTTCTAACGAGCACAGAGGACGACAGTAAACAGCAAATTATTTTCAAGGAGCATGTATCAGCTGCTGGCTGGATAGACCACGACCACTTACTCATTGCCAGTGAATCCGCTCTAAGTAAGCTACATATCGAAAGCGGCTCATGTGAAAGAATTTGCCCGCTTGAAGCCGACAAGCCCAACAACCGTTCAAATGATGGCCGCGCCGATCCCTGGGGCGGGTTTTGGATCGGTACCATGGGTAAAAATGCCGACGCTGATGTTGGCGCCATTTATCGTTATTACCAAGGCGAAGTACGGCAACTTTTTAATGCACTCACTATACCCAATGCGATTTGTTTTTCGCCAGATCGCCGTTACGGTTTTTTTACCGATACCACCAAGGGAATAATCTGGCGACAAGCACTTAATGACACACACGGCTGGCCTCAGGGGGAACCCACTGTCTATATCGATTTTTCTGGCCAAGGCATTTACCCTGACGGTGCTGTAATTGATCAATCAGGACAATTCTGGAACGCACAATGGGGTGCATCCAGAGTAGCCTGCTATGACAGCAACGGCCATATTGTAACGGCCATCTCGCTACCCACATCACACATCACTTGCCCTGCTTTTGGCGGGAAGAACTTAAGCAGCCTTTACGCAACGTCAGCAACACAAGGCCTTTCAACCCAGGCACTTAAAGAACAACCTCATGGAGGAAAAACTTTTATCATAGCAAGCAATGTACGGGGCCAAGCCGAGCACCGAATCTTACTCTGA
- the alr gene encoding alanine racemase — translation MARPAKAEINLKALLHNYRLAEELSNAGQCLPVVKANAYGHGAVAVATALADVAPALGVACIEEAIELRQAGIKLPILLLEGPFSADEIAEAASLNFWLMLSTSQQVDWVCQNATAAPLTVWLKVDTGMHRLGVTISQAAECYRRLEACNHVQGDMVLASHFASADDLNSSSPKLQLKRLQQLNQPLGAELSMANSPGLLGWPDSRLQWNRPGFMLYGNTPFSCSHPQADLLQPVMSLSSAVIALREVAIGEAVGYGETWRAERHSIIATVAIGYGDGYPRHAKNGTPVAINGQRATLVGRVSMDMITVDVTDIPSVKLGDEVLLWGESITANEIAQWADTSAYELLTRMSLRTPEYINTKVKFLLVKLYKNRSFRTIFLAIFATATFVGSAIWVFDVDPRLMLNFFLASLLGLGIIVMAALAFTGLRMLLRKLFGGS, via the coding sequence ATGGCCCGTCCCGCGAAAGCTGAAATAAACCTTAAAGCACTGCTGCACAATTACCGTTTGGCTGAAGAGTTGTCTAACGCAGGACAGTGCTTGCCAGTGGTAAAAGCTAATGCATACGGTCATGGCGCGGTTGCTGTAGCTACGGCCTTGGCTGATGTGGCACCGGCTTTGGGTGTTGCCTGTATTGAAGAGGCGATTGAACTTAGGCAAGCAGGTATAAAGCTGCCTATCTTGTTATTGGAAGGTCCGTTTTCAGCAGATGAAATTGCGGAAGCTGCAAGTCTGAATTTTTGGTTAATGTTGTCTACATCACAGCAAGTAGACTGGGTTTGCCAAAATGCTACAGCAGCGCCATTAACTGTCTGGTTAAAAGTTGATACCGGCATGCATCGCTTAGGTGTGACTATCTCGCAAGCCGCTGAGTGTTATCGTCGGCTGGAAGCTTGTAATCATGTTCAAGGTGATATGGTTTTGGCCAGTCACTTTGCCAGCGCTGATGATTTAAATAGTTCTAGCCCTAAACTCCAGCTTAAGCGTTTGCAGCAGTTGAATCAGCCTTTAGGTGCGGAGTTGAGCATGGCGAACTCGCCGGGCTTGTTAGGCTGGCCGGATTCCCGTTTACAGTGGAATCGTCCCGGTTTTATGTTGTATGGAAACACGCCGTTTTCGTGCTCGCATCCGCAAGCTGACTTATTGCAACCTGTAATGAGTTTGAGTTCAGCTGTCATCGCTCTTCGTGAAGTGGCGATAGGTGAAGCTGTCGGTTATGGTGAAACCTGGCGTGCAGAAAGGCACTCCATAATTGCAACTGTAGCTATTGGTTATGGTGATGGTTATCCCCGGCATGCAAAAAATGGCACGCCGGTAGCTATTAATGGTCAGCGTGCAACATTGGTAGGGAGGGTGTCGATGGATATGATTACCGTTGATGTTACTGATATTCCCAGTGTAAAACTTGGCGACGAAGTTTTATTATGGGGAGAATCAATTACAGCTAATGAAATTGCGCAATGGGCTGATACCAGTGCCTATGAACTGTTAACGCGCATGTCCCTGCGTACACCCGAATACATAAATACTAAGGTCAAATTTTTGTTAGTGAAACTTTATAAAAATCGCTCTTTTCGAACTATTTTTCTGGCAATTTTTGCCACGGCTACTTTTGTGGGTTCGGCAATATGGGTGTTTGATGTTGATCCGCGCTTAATGCTAAATTTTTTCCTAGCCAGTTTATTAGGGCTTGGGATAATTGTCATGGCCGCTTTGGCTTTCACCGGCTTGCGGATGTTGTTGCGCAAGTTGTTTGGTGGCAGTTAA
- a CDS encoding biotin-dependent carboxyltransferase family protein, whose amino-acid sequence MSANGFTVLKPGVLSLLQDSGRYGSHRLGLTSGGPMDSESFYWANRLCENSPSATAIEISVGGLELVANTNTVVALAGADMPFSINGKQKSLWRTHRVMVGDKLVIGFATQGSRSYFAVAGGFAIVPQFGSTSTVVRENVGGISGAALAANDLLPCQAHSIDYLLRLDESARISFTRTITLRVVLGYQYRYFNHDQQQRFFASSYQLSAGSDRMGYRLQGPKVNIDAEDDGNDAVALLSEGICLGAIQIPADGQPIILLSDRQTIGGYPKLGAVISSDLPRLGQLSPGAKIKFEAVNIEQAQRLFREYDQKLNDVVLQRVG is encoded by the coding sequence ATGAGCGCTAACGGTTTTACCGTGTTGAAGCCAGGTGTTTTAAGTTTGCTGCAAGACTCTGGCCGCTATGGATCTCATCGCTTGGGTTTGACCAGTGGCGGGCCAATGGATAGTGAGTCTTTTTATTGGGCCAATAGACTTTGTGAAAATTCACCGTCAGCCACGGCGATTGAGATCTCTGTCGGTGGTTTGGAGTTAGTGGCCAATACCAATACAGTGGTAGCGTTAGCCGGTGCAGATATGCCTTTCAGTATCAATGGGAAACAGAAATCTTTATGGCGGACTCATCGGGTCATGGTCGGCGATAAACTGGTCATCGGTTTTGCAACTCAGGGGAGTCGGAGTTATTTTGCTGTCGCTGGCGGTTTTGCCATTGTGCCGCAGTTTGGTAGTACTTCAACCGTTGTCCGTGAAAACGTTGGCGGTATTTCAGGTGCGGCTTTAGCAGCGAATGATTTATTACCTTGTCAGGCGCATTCAATAGATTATTTGCTACGTTTGGATGAATCCGCGCGCATATCATTTACCCGAACGATAACATTGAGGGTAGTGTTAGGTTATCAATATCGTTACTTTAATCACGATCAGCAGCAACGTTTTTTTGCCAGCAGTTATCAACTCTCTGCGGGTAGTGACCGAATGGGTTATCGCTTACAAGGGCCGAAAGTCAACATAGACGCTGAGGATGATGGCAATGATGCAGTGGCGTTATTGTCCGAGGGGATTTGTCTTGGTGCCATTCAAATTCCTGCTGATGGTCAGCCTATTATTTTACTCAGTGACCGCCAAACAATAGGGGGATACCCCAAGCTGGGTGCTGTCATTAGCAGTGACCTGCCACGCCTGGGGCAATTGTCACCAGGTGCGAAGATCAAATTTGAAGCCGTTAATATTGAGCAAGCACAAAGATTATTTCGTGAGTATGATCAGAAATTAAACGATGTGGTTCTACAGAGGGTAGGTTGA
- a CDS encoding S-(hydroxymethyl)glutathione dehydrogenase/class III alcohol dehydrogenase, whose translation MKSRAAVAWEVGKPLTIEEVDVAGPKAGEVLIRIVATGVCHTDAFTLSGDDPEGIFPAILGHEGGGVVEEVGAGVTSVSVGDHVIPLYTPECGQCKFCLSGKTNLCQAIRVTQGQGLMPDGTSRFSHNGKPIFHFMGTSTFSEYTVMPEIAVAKINKAAPLDKVCLLGCGITTGIGAVLNTAKVEPGATVAVFGLGGVGLSVVQGAVLAKASRIIVVDINEDKFEMAKLLGATDFVNPKKYDAPVQDVIVDLTDGGVDYSFEAIGRTETMRSALECCHKGWGESTIIGVAGAGQQITTRPFQLVTGRVWRGSAFGGVKGRSQLPGYVDQYMQGDIKVDEMVTHTMGLEDINKAFDLMHSGESIRSVVIF comes from the coding sequence ATGAAATCACGTGCAGCCGTAGCTTGGGAAGTTGGAAAACCATTAACAATTGAAGAAGTGGATGTTGCAGGGCCTAAAGCGGGTGAAGTCCTTATTCGTATAGTTGCTACTGGGGTCTGCCACACAGATGCTTTCACCTTAAGTGGTGATGACCCTGAAGGTATTTTTCCCGCTATTCTCGGCCATGAGGGCGGCGGTGTGGTTGAAGAAGTGGGCGCAGGTGTTACCTCTGTGTCTGTAGGGGATCATGTAATTCCGTTATATACCCCTGAGTGTGGGCAATGTAAATTTTGTCTATCGGGTAAAACCAATTTATGTCAGGCCATTCGTGTTACCCAGGGACAGGGCTTGATGCCTGACGGTACGTCACGTTTTTCACATAATGGTAAGCCAATATTTCACTTTATGGGGACTTCGACTTTTTCTGAGTACACCGTTATGCCAGAAATTGCTGTCGCCAAAATAAATAAAGCGGCACCTTTGGATAAGGTCTGTTTACTGGGATGCGGTATTACTACAGGTATCGGTGCGGTGCTGAATACTGCCAAGGTTGAACCGGGTGCTACAGTTGCTGTCTTTGGATTGGGAGGCGTCGGTTTGTCGGTAGTGCAGGGTGCGGTACTGGCCAAAGCAAGCCGGATTATTGTTGTAGATATCAATGAAGATAAATTTGAAATGGCAAAATTGCTGGGGGCTACCGATTTTGTGAATCCTAAAAAATATGATGCGCCAGTTCAGGATGTCATTGTTGATTTAACCGATGGTGGTGTCGACTATTCGTTTGAAGCTATTGGTCGTACTGAAACCATGCGCTCAGCGTTAGAGTGTTGTCACAAAGGTTGGGGAGAGTCGACTATTATCGGTGTTGCTGGTGCTGGCCAGCAAATTACTACTCGTCCGTTTCAATTAGTCACTGGCCGCGTTTGGCGCGGTAGTGCTTTTGGTGGCGTGAAAGGGCGGTCACAATTGCCAGGTTATGTTGATCAGTATATGCAGGGTGACATCAAAGTTGATGAAATGGTTACCCATACTATGGGCTTGGAAGATATCAACAAGGCGTTTGATTTAATGCATTCCGGTGAAAGTATTCGCTCAGTAGTTATTTTTTAG
- the pxpB gene encoding 5-oxoprolinase subunit PxpB encodes MIDDVAACSFPRVELAGDQSLIVYFGDTIAPHLSEQVKAADILFRKLCGLYIIDTVPSYASLLVVYDALKIDCASIKIQLEKALEQQATTQIQSEPSKQVTLPVYYSQQTGPDLKRIAQAKGLSVEQVIELHQQAEYRVYAIGFAPGFAYLGKVDSHIAMPRLASPRAKVPKGAVAIADQQTAVYPAPSPGGWNIIGRCPLDLFNPAAEPVMPIAVGDSVKFKAVSQLEFLDLGGEL; translated from the coding sequence GTGATAGATGATGTGGCTGCGTGTTCTTTTCCGCGGGTGGAGTTGGCTGGCGATCAGTCACTAATTGTTTATTTTGGCGATACTATTGCGCCGCATTTATCGGAACAAGTAAAAGCTGCAGATATTTTGTTCAGGAAATTGTGTGGGCTATATATCATTGATACCGTTCCCTCCTATGCCTCCCTGTTAGTCGTTTACGATGCGTTAAAGATTGATTGTGCATCTATTAAAATACAACTTGAAAAAGCACTTGAGCAGCAGGCTACTACCCAAATTCAATCAGAACCTTCAAAACAGGTCACCTTGCCAGTGTATTACAGCCAACAAACAGGGCCCGACCTCAAACGTATAGCACAAGCCAAAGGTTTATCGGTGGAGCAAGTCATCGAGCTGCATCAGCAGGCCGAGTATCGTGTTTATGCCATCGGTTTTGCGCCGGGTTTTGCTTACTTGGGTAAAGTGGATAGTCACATTGCAATGCCAAGGTTGGCCTCACCTAGAGCCAAAGTACCTAAAGGTGCAGTGGCTATCGCGGATCAACAAACAGCGGTTTATCCGGCTCCTTCTCCTGGTGGTTGGAATATTATTGGTCGCTGCCCGCTAGATTTATTTAATCCTGCAGCTGAGCCGGTGATGCCGATAGCGGTAGGGGATAGTGTTAAATTTAAAGCAGTAAGTCAGCTTGAATTCCTGGATCTTGGTGGCGAGTTATGA
- a CDS encoding glycine cleavage system protein R: MSHSIVFTFVGADKPGLVEKVSNTVTVYGGNWQESRMNQLAGYFTGIAKVQVSNEQHAGLMTALTDLTGEELTVSIQQQNLSAEAGDFKLQQLSLLGNDRPGIVKELSRALAAFNINVCEMNTAVTSAPMTAEPLFEANASIQVPITLNISQLSDKLEEIANQLSVDITLED, encoded by the coding sequence TTGTCCCACTCAATAGTCTTTACCTTCGTCGGCGCGGACAAACCCGGCTTGGTTGAAAAAGTATCCAATACTGTCACCGTATATGGTGGCAATTGGCAGGAAAGCCGGATGAATCAATTAGCAGGCTACTTCACCGGAATTGCCAAGGTACAAGTCAGCAATGAGCAACATGCTGGCCTGATGACTGCATTAACAGATTTAACGGGCGAAGAACTAACCGTCAGCATCCAACAACAAAACCTAAGTGCTGAGGCCGGTGACTTTAAGCTACAACAACTTAGCCTTCTCGGCAATGACCGCCCCGGCATAGTCAAAGAACTATCCCGTGCACTGGCTGCTTTTAATATCAACGTATGTGAAATGAATACTGCGGTTACTAGTGCACCCATGACCGCAGAACCGTTATTTGAGGCTAACGCCAGTATTCAGGTACCAATTACACTGAATATTAGTCAGCTCAGTGATAAGCTCGAAGAAATCGCTAATCAGCTGTCAGTTGATATCACCCTCGAAGATTAG